In Centroberyx gerrardi isolate f3 chromosome 14, fCenGer3.hap1.cur.20231027, whole genome shotgun sequence, the genomic stretch ggggggaggagaaggaagaagactGACAGCGGTAAGGAAACACAGAGGTCTGTACTGCTTTGAACTGGCCCACACCCTTTGTACTGTACCCCACAATGGGGTCACAACATGCACGTTATGTACAGACAacttatttcatttacaaattaagtaCTGTAATCTGGTTTGTTTTATAAACATATGACAGCATGGGGAAACCACTTGGCTCAGAGATAATCGTGTAGGGTTTAACTAGCTATGATTCGGGCTGAGAACACCCCCTACTTCATTCCCCTAACCCCACAATAGATTTGCCCTTTCCTTGGTCTAATATTGAGGCATATGTTTGTGTATAATGTTCAGTGATGAACTTCTGTTGTGTCAATATCATGTGCGACATCAGGAAATACCTGACTGACTGGGTCAGCTAACGTATTATTACCACAGCCATTAAAAATTAACCAACCTAACACTGCTAGCTGGCTCAAGAAGCCGCAGGCAAATCTTTTATTTACAATCATTAGCTAGCAAATACTTAGTTTCGCCGGTGAATTAGAAAACATTTCAAGTTATCTGAATAAATAGGAAACTAGCTAAGTAGCTAAGCTATCAAGTCTTTGTTCGTAAATCATAGACACACAACATCAACACAGCAGGAAAGcaaaagctaacgttagccataacgttagcttgctaggTAAACGAACGTTAGCTTGCTTGATGTACCGTTGGTTTCGTACAACGGTTTGCTAGGTTAGTTAACGTTAGAGGCAGTCTCACCTTTAATGCCTTGGTTGTAAAATCAGCTAAAACACTTCTAGTAAGTCCCACGGAATCTCAGACACCAGCACActtctttatttttgtctttttctctcttcgtCGGTCTGGAACCTCGTCGTTGACGACACCACTGTCAGTGATGCGAAGGGGAATTCTGGAGTGAAGTCACCGCTGGCTTCCTGGTCGTCCAAACACGTCAATCAACGCTGACGTTCAAAGCCACGCCTCCTATTGGTCACATGAACATTAGTCATCATGACCATTAGTTTCAGCAGAGAAGTCTCTAAGGTTGCAGTGATACAGAAAGCACTGGTACAGGTAGCCTACAGTAGGGTAAAGGGTTAGGGTAAAGTAGACCAGACTCAAGTCTCTGTGGAAATGCTCAGCCCCCTGCTCAGTATCCCCCATACAAAAAGAACAATAGTAACCCCATACTAAactttagaaggatactataaaGATACTCAGCAAAACTAGTCCCCAGAGGAAGTTTACAGTGAAACCATAccataaaaataccataaagtataatATGTTCACTATAAACTGCACACTGACCCATTATACTGTAAGGGCCATCTGACAACTTGTCAAAAATTGGCACTGTATTCAGAGAATCTCAGAAGTTATGGCCCCAGACCAGCACCCaactgttattattttgtcttcaTACTGGAACTTTTGTACAGTGGAGTACTGATTCAGAGCTACAGAATTTAATATTCTTGGAccatataatattattattaaattgttTCGCCACAGGTCCCAGGCTCACAAATACTACTGTCATTATGTGGGAACCCTCCAGTGATCAGATGGCCTGTGGCCCATTTGGAATCCTGACCCATTGCTTTAAACTGATGACTGGCTCTCACTTCTCATGACCCattcaatatactgtacataaaaaacagaggaaacagtGATGCTTGTTTTACCTTTTGTGAACCAGTCTCATTATCAGTCTTGATTTGATGATTTCTCATCAGAGAAAAAAGTTGGAAAAATATGTGATAGGGTGAATTTTGAACTTTGGgcttattttaatttttatatttGGTTCTGAAGAGAGTCCAAGCCAAAGACAGATTTTCATAGTGCAAATGGGAAGGACATGGCTTCAAATGCTTGTTGGGGTATCCCAAGAGGTGGTAGGCCTCTTAGCAGGATCTCTcttcaaataaaatgtgtttaatttgCATGTGACAAAaacttttcaaatattttggtGTATCATAAATCCAGGCACATGATCATGTATGACATCTTcaaataatcaatcaatcaagatGTGAAAAGCCATAAGGCGCATGGGATGTGGAGTAAATATGAAGACATTTTCCAAAAGCAGGTGGAGAGCACTTTATTGCAACGGCACATTTTAAATATGTCATCATTGGTTTAGCCTGCATACAGTAACGTATCAGCACATAACTAGACAGTACAGAGGTGGACCGCCGCCATACCAATTGCTGCTCGGCCAATATGTAACATCAGCAGCCGTGGTCCGTATCTGACAGCCAGGCCAGCGTATtccttgttttcatttaaactCCATTTAAAACTATTTATTTGTGATACAAAACCACTAGGATGCCTGACTGTGTGTCAGCATTCTTTCTACCACAACATAGAGTTCAGTTAGGCAGTGTGGTACTTTACTAAtgacactgacaaaaaaaaaacattacagttATCATCACAGGTTATACAGTAGCTTTGTCGATTCTCGGAGATAGAAAGTTGGCATCTGAAAAATAGATAATGGAAGTTGTTACACAAAATAAGGTTGGGGGAGGTCACAATTGGATTGATTCCTCAACCCCCTTTTGtaaatttcaagcatttccCTTTTTCTAAGAAAAGCATAACAAATTCCAATTGATGTGCGTCCCCGCAGTTCCTATCTTTGCACTGTTCAACCTGTTTATGGCTTTAAATGGGGTTTAAAGATTTGACTGGATGAAAAGGCAATAATAAAGCAAGTTAAATGCAAAGCTTTCAACATGTACAGACTAGGGGTTCCATCAGGCCTAGATCATGCAGACGGGGCAAGGTAGTAACCATGTGTCTCGTGAGAATATTTAGGCACACATATTGGATAGAACTATCTACAACTGTGACTGGTTCTCCTCTGTGCCAATTGCTCCTCTCTAGCTCATACTAAAGTtaacaattaaaataaaaaaagaaaacacagcatCACTATCTAGAGGGGGAAATTTATGTATCAAACAAAGTTCCTGTGTTGCACCATTAAGGCCTTCCATGACTTGACATTTCACTACACGTATGCCACTGAATTCAACACTAAGCCCTACGTCTCTAATATAAACTCGTTTCACTTTTTCTGATTTTCAGCCGGGAGGGGTTTAGATACAAACATGTGCTTTTCATATTCTTTTGTacacttttttgtttctcagttACTATAACAAGCACCAGCCCTCTAAAATTATAATATCAGTTACGCATTGACTCTTTAACAGATGAATGTCGCTGCTAGTAGTTCATTGGTATTTTGTATTACTCATCATAACCATGCACAaccaacatttcacaaaaacaaagcaaagtgtAAAGCACAATTCAAAAAAATCAAGATTAAGAACATGGAGGTTTGTAAGGTTATGGCCCATAGATTTTTTAAGAGGAAGATTATGATGGAAAAAATATAGATAATTCAGTCACTGagacaaaataacacaaattttCATAGTTGGATAAAATAATGACCATAAAGGTAGTGGAACTATTAACTCAAGCCTCTTATAGAATCAAGTGCAGACTCTCCTAGCTTCTCTCCAAGTCACCCAGGTAGGAAGTCACCTGCGAAGACACAATAAAAGGGAAGATGTAGGATTAGTCACAAATAACAGGGTGTCATGGTGGACCGAAGTGCTTTGTTACTGACtactctgactttttgggagtttacccatatgtgacgagaggattgggAACAAAATCATGTCTAtgtctccagtagatagctctgtcgCATGCTAACGCTTACATGTTAAGTAATCGTTGCCGACTAGCGTTATCCTAAAAGtgggaaaatgagaacttgtagcagcatTAAGGCTGAATGGTTAgttcattttgaaattgaaatcatTTTGGAATTGATAAATTAGACTTAAAATTTGACAGAAAGAATGGCAGAAGGTCTCTCCTTCCTGCGAGACTTTAACTTGTTTAGTTTACACATGAAGCGAGTGAAGTTAGCTAACAGCTAGTTTAAGTTTTTGCGCTGCTGATTAGTAACAAAGAAGATTGAGACTGTTTTCAGAAGTTAACCAGTCAaccaataaaaaacaatacaaagttTGGGTTActaaaggtttatcttcatactttggataatgctaatcgctTATGATTAGCCTACTTACTCACTGTacgctgaagtgttagcatgcacaccgcacagagctatctactggagacacagagatgattttggtgccaattcTTTCCTAACATATTGGGTCATACGCCCAAAAAGTTGGTGTAGTCATTTAAAGGATGTAGGATTGCAGTCTCCGTTATCACCCACGTGGCATGACAAATtgcagaagtgtgtcaacagAAGTAAACATAGCAACCGATATCAGCAGatcaaaaatgtaaatcatCAGTTAGATTCACACTAATAGAATCAACCATGCTTACGAAAAGCAAGAAATGTCTGCTGTAGTTAATTTGTGGttaattttaaattcataaaaacaaatgattttggatgtgggcattACAACATGTAAAACACCTAAAGAAGGCTTTCACGCCGAAGCAACAAAATCccgttcttcctcttcttccagtgtgacttgaacgcagcagaaaaccagcagcaagCAAAGTAAACAATTAAGTGTGTGAGCAGCGATAAAAAAGTATCAAAAGGACGATTAAAACTAAAATGTCATGATAATTGTTCGatcacagctatttaaagacGTGTGGAACTGCTGCGCGAGTGCTATTGTGctgaaaggacgtgttttaatcgctttttgggttcaactgttggagagtgTTTgccctgtgggtgtgtgttggagagaaaatggaggagcgaaaagctctacagtgaagtaagcgACAAAAGTTTGAATGCAATCAATCGTCATAATGGCAAAAACTCAGAAAATAAGGCCTGAGTCGAAAATAATCGGAATTATTCTTTAAGCTACACGTTTGTCATTCCACTTTTTTCTCTATCTGACCAGAAGTTGGATGTACAAACAAAGGCCAACTGATGACTTCTTATTGTTGCTGGACAGCAGGCACCTGGGGGCTTTGTGCTAAACTAAACAGAAGCACTCTTAACATACACTCTCGCAGCTAAAAAGTAAAACAGACGACTTACATAAAATAACAAACAGGCCGTGGATTGGTTTCATTCCAAGCTCAGCAGCTCAACGTCGAAGATGAGGGTGGCGTTAGGAGGGATGATGCCCGGGTGGCCCTTATTCCCATAAGCAAAGTCAGGTGAACAGGTCAGCTTGGCCCTCTGACCGACACTCATCTGGAGGATGCAGGAGAAGAGGCGGAGGACGCaaacacaggaggagagagagaaacaatagAGGTCATGTAAAATAGCCAGTCTGCCCTGTGAATGCGGTTAATTGGATCTTAATGCAGTCTATATTTCAGTTTAATGCATCAAGCTGGACAATAAACCACGGGGCGCCAGACAGCAAAAACATCTCGCCGATTAATGGCGCTCCATTATTTCCATGCTTTAGTGCAATTACAGAGCTGCATCCGTGCCACATAGGCCCACTGTTTGCAGTGTTAATGGAAACCTTGGTGAGTGTGGAAATTAGATAATGGAACCATGTCAACAAATGAATGTGTTTAAGCTGATGAACTAACTACATAATAAACAGCAAATGCATTTTCTGTCTTGCATTGCAAATTATTGCTCCCTCTGCATCATTCCGGTGTCCATCTGAGCCTATGGGTTTTataaatacactgtaaaaaGGTTAAGCTATTAGTTATTGTGGTGACAACACTGTATGACATGTAATGTATTACATACTCTGAGGGGCTGAATGGGTGCAGCTTTTAGAGTTAGTGTGGGACAGATGGACGGCAGAACAACTGTGCATTGCTCTATTAACACAATTTGCTTATCAATTCACAAAACTACACATTTCATTTCCAAGTTGTGGTATATTAGCTCTAAAAGACTGTCAATTCTGTCTTCAATGATCCTGCATAATATAGGATATGCGCAGTAtgcttcccctcctccagcccacCTGCACTACGCCTTCTTCCCAGCCTCGGATCACCTCCTGCTTGCCGATCTTGAACCTGAAGGGCTTGTCCCTGTCGCGGGACGAGTCAAACTTACGTCCGTCTGTAAGGGAACCTGAGGGGAAGGAGatgggatgggtgggggtgggggtgggggtgggaacGGTGAGAGCCAAAAAAGTTAGAGCGAAGCAGCAGGCGATGTCTAGCCTCGTTCTGCGGGTGAAAGGAAACACCTCAGGAAACAACATCAACACCTGCATGAGCCCCAAATCCAGCCACAACCTCTAAACGCCTGTGCAATACTGCAATGATTAGAGACACATCAGCGACAGAATTGACATTGGATAgttcaagaaaaaaatgtatagcTCTATCTAATAGACTGATAACAGTATGGTGGAAAAATGCTGGCTTTCTGCGGTAACTGTGTCTGAAGCGGTATTAATACCagctcaaaaacaaaataagcaTCGAAAACAAATATATGTGCTGAGCTTGTGTGACAACCATCTTCCCTGCTGTGTGTATATTGAGAGCGCAAATGAAGGGATTCCAAGGATCTCCGAAATAGCCGCTGCAGCTGTCTCCGGGGTGGGAGGCAGTCTGACAGTCAGGGAAACGCAAGCATCAATCCGCAGAATGGCACCCACTCTCAGACTATTTATGACAGCGCTATTACCGTTATTAGCGCCAATAAGACTGCCTATGTGTggtggtttggtgtgtgtttgtggtgtgatATGATGgcagagtgtgtgcgtgtgtgggtatCTGAAGTGcggtctggtgtgtgtgtgtgtgtgtgtgtgtgtgtgtgtgtcgtgtgggAGGAGGTAATCTGCGCTGTTGTTGGGCACATCAGGGGGCGACTGGCAAGATATAGATTGTAATCCAGGCGGTGGAGTGGGTGGTGCGATTCAATGACCACGTCCTCTGGATGTCTAGATGGCAGCCTAATGGAATTATCTGTAAGAGCTGAAAGGTCCTATCCAAGTATCAAAGCCAATTGCAGCCGGAGcagcaacacactgcacactgcattTCCCGCTCAACAGCACAAACAGTGCAGAAATGTTCAGACAGCAAAGATTTCCTGCAGACAGGACCTCGGCAAAGGCGTGTTTTGATCTTAATTTGGACCCTCTACATAAAAAAAGGGCTTTTTATAATGGAATATCCTGTTTCAAGTCGCATTTCAAGGCTGACAGGAAGGGAGCCCGCCCGGAGAGGAAATCCTGTAGCTGCtgtgataaagaaaaaaaggctgA encodes the following:
- the fkbp1ab gene encoding FKBP prolyl isomerase 1Ab, translating into MGVEIETITPGDGRTFPKKGQTCVVHYVGSLTDGRKFDSSRDRDKPFRFKIGKQEVIRGWEEGVVQMSVGQRAKLTCSPDFAYGNKGHPGIIPPNATLIFDVELLSLE